A stretch of the Papaver somniferum cultivar HN1 chromosome 6, ASM357369v1, whole genome shotgun sequence genome encodes the following:
- the LOC113287698 gene encoding uncharacterized protein LOC113287698 — protein sequence MAGTKELPKTTGRSLKELSARTTLNQVRSEGHPYVDLREDGNAFIFFCTICLAPCYNDNTLYDHLGGKLHARRYAAVKVTLLGPNPFPFSDGALFFHGLAEQDNLLCNVSTKSNQPPHRLLSIGFKNSDNDKSSNSVNEGREVLEWQEPVRKSNSLECVVRDHVDDTSDSNEYIVVPNVVCNDQLSDLKINFIGFGEIAARICEKDGNLSIRTIWCEWLGENSGHGNNVPDNDFAIINFSYNYTLGRAGITEESHARLTSGAYSGNVNKKKRKSFSDPEDVSKSLRRTRVSGGRDCAGEQNQNVKVKLSRTARQALRKQQQIVSNCMCDICQQKILPGKDVSTLLNMKTMRLACSSRNRNGAFHVFHTSCLIHWILLCEYEVWTNQFGSQNMAVGSQGVTNGWQGDGRDKVVELSIVPKTPLSSVFCTECQGRGVNVEENLENPSVFLSEMFKFKIKLLDGHKAWMFKGPEVLKNCSTGLRFSDQYNEAVQGNVTPLKMMYFFRADL from the exons ATGGCGGGAACTAAGGAGTTGCCTAAAACAACTGGAAGGAGCTTGAAGGAATTATCTGCTAGAACTACTCTTAATCAAGTAAGATCAGAGGGTCATCCTTATGTTGATTTAAGGGAAGATGGGAATGCATTCATCTTTTTCTGCACTATATGTCTTGCTCCTTGCTACAATGATAATACATTGTACGATCACCTGGGGGGAAAGCTACATGCTAGAAGGTATGCTGCTGTTAAAGTTACATTGTTAGGTCCTAATCCGTTTCCTTTTAGTGATGGAGCTCTTTTCTTTCACGGCCTTGCTGAGCAAGATAACCTGTTGTGTAATGTGAGTACAAAGTCTAACCAACCACCACATAGGTTATTGAGCATTGGTTTCAAGAACAGCGATAATGATAAAAGCTCTAACAGCGTAAATGAGGGCCGTGAGGTGTTGGAATGGCAAGAACCTGTAAGGAAATCGAATTCTCTCGAATGTGTTGTGAGAGACCATGTTGATGATACTTCTGACAGTAACGAATACATTGTAGTTCCGAATGTCGTGTGCAACGATCAACTCTCTGATTTGAAGATAAATTTTATTGGGTTTGGGGAGATTGCTGCGAGAATTTGCGAGAAGGATGGAAATCTTAGTATTCGCACTATATGGTGTGAATGGTTGGGTGAAAATTCAGGACATGGGAACAATGTTCCAGATAATGATTTTGCTATTATCAATTTCTCATATAATTACACTTTAGGAAGGGCTGGGATAACAGAAGAGTCTCATGCAAGGCTAACTTCTGGTGCATACTCGGGAAATgtcaataaaaagaaaagaaagtcattTTCTGACCCTGAGGATGTCAGCAAATCTTTGAGGAGAACACGTGTTTCTGGTGGGCGAGATTGCGCTGGTGAACAGAATCAGAATGTAAAAGTTAAGCTGAGCAGGACTGCTAGACAAGCGTTGAGGAAGCAACAACAGATTGTCTCTAATTGTATGTGTGATATCTGTCAACAGAAAATACTTCCAGGAAAGGATGTCTCTACCCTTTTGAATATGAAAACTATGCGTCTTGCTTGTAGCAGCAGAAATCGTAATGGG GCATTTCATGTGTTCCATACTTCCTGTCTCATACACTGGATTCTTCTCTGTGAGTATGAGGTCTGGACGAACCAGTTTGGTAGTCAGAACATGGCAGTAGGAAGTCAAGGAGTCACAAACGGGTGGCAGGGAGATGGCAGAGACAAAGTGGTTGAGTTAAGCATTGTTCCCAAAACACCCTTATCTTCTGTATTCTGCACTGAGTGCCAGGGTCGTGGCGTAAATGTTGAAGAGAACTTAGAGAATCCAAGTGTCTTTCTTTCCGAG ATGTTCAAATTTAAAATTAAACTTCTTGACGGACATAAAGCGTGGATGTTCAAAGGGCCTGAAGTACTGAAAAACTGTTCGACGGGGCTTCGTTTCTCTGATCAGTATAACGAAGCAGTTCAG GGGAATGTGACGCCATTAAAGATGATGTATTTCTTTAGAGCTGATCTTTAG